AGCCACTGTCCAAACCTTTTCTAAGCTAATCACTTTGATTGAAACAAAAAATGAGGTATCCTACACAAAGgaattttgttgataaaagAATAAACCATACTGGAAAGAATATACACGGTGGAGGAAGGGAAGAAAACAATCAAGTGCATATGATTGTCAACAAAATAGAATCAGTGAAATTCACTCAGTCAGAAACAAAGATGGTCTTTGGAGAGTATTCAGCATCCACGGTAATCCATCTCAGTAtaacatttatttttctcattgcTGGAACCGAAAACCTCTCTTCACTGCATTGCTTTGGAACTGACTAATGTGATGAAATTTCTCTCTCACCAAAGCACTACAAGCCATTCAATGCTAGAACAGTACCGTCTGCTTCACAACTGCTCGCACCAGAACTGTGCTGTTCATCTATTATCTTCTTAACATTCAGCATGTAAAGATCAGTCAGTATGGAAGGTCTCCTTGAGGAAGATCCCagttatcatcttcttcatcatcggcCCTTTTCTTCTGAGGCATCTCTTTTTTAGCCTGCTTTGCCAATTTAGCTTGTGGGCGCCTGGGCAGAGTCAAAAGAAGTGAGCAAACGTTATTGGGAAGTCTCAATTGGTCTGTGCAAGAGCATATTGAAAGATCACAAGATTCAACTACCAGAAATCTTTGATCCAACATATAGATAAAAGGTAATGCAttttcatcaccatcatcaagAGAGCAGATGAATTTGACTGGCTACATTGCAAAATGATCAATATTTCTCATGCACAAAGTTTCCGAAGTAAATGAACATGGCTTCTGATTCAATTGCATCGATATGCTGAAACAGTCGCAGGACATTGAACTTCCCCAGTAAAGATTGATTCTTTGCTCAAATTCTGCatttaatttgagatttaacCGACCATATCTCAATCCCAATGATAACTCAAGGTCATCACTCCCTAGTTTGAAGTCGATGGAGAAACAGCCGCATATTTTCCTGGCTACCCGGCAATCATGGAATGATATTGGCTAGTTTGACAAAACATGCCTGCTAGCTATGAAGAGAAGTGATAAGACTTAAATCTCAAACTAGCTCTTGGATTCTGCTACTAGTGACGATCTAATTTCAATGCTACCATCAAGTTTTCTCCAGAACTTGGCCGGTCATTGTTATCCTCTAATTCAAATTCCAATGCCCATCAGTTCTGATAACAGCTTTGCTATGTCATTATAACTTCCTTATGCACCAAGAACTACCGTTCTCTCATCAATTCAAacaaaacagaaacaaaatagaaaaaaacagaCAAACCCAATGGCGGAGGGCTGGAGGCTAATCATGCAAAGAATTTCTGAATTCAGGAAGTCAGAAAAATCAGAACTTGCAAGATCAAATACCCACAACTGCGAATTCTCAAAACAAAGATCTCATTCAAGAACCcgatcaaaaagagaaaagaaagagaataccTCCGGCGATTCCGTCTGGCAGCTTCTCGAGTCTTCCGCTTCCTGTACTCCTGCTGGGTCTCGAAGAACCGCCTGCGCCGGCATTCTGGGATGATCCCGGCCTTGGCGACCTCCCTCCTGAACCGATTCACCAGCCTCTCCTCCGGCTCGTTGTCGTCCACGGTTATCTGCACGTTATACGTCGATTTGAAGAAAAGGGTGTTCGCGTACGCCAGCGCAGGGCACGCGGTCGACATcgccgccggcgacggcgacggacCAACGTCGGCCACGAGCGGCTCCCACTTCCGGCGGTGGGCGTCGGCGGGCTGGGGCGGGAGGTGGAGCCATGTCACTGCGCTcgaagagggaggaggaggaggtggtggggTTGacttgggaggaagaagagaggagaggaagtTGGCGGAGAGCGAGGAGGCGCTGAGCATGGTCGTCGACTACGTTGTTGTCGTTCGCTTTCTCGGTGTCTGGGTCATTCCTTAATTTTTGTCTGTACTGTGTCAGTGGCCATTCCTGTCTTGGCCCACTTTAATGATGCTGGCCCAAAATCATCTGTTGGAGTATTGGGGAACATGGGATTTCTCGATCCTCAAATTAGTAGATCAAAACCTTAACGTATGACTTTTCATCGCACTAATtagatcataaaattttcagttatatcaatttatttctaaacattttgacgatgtactaatttaatcatagatctttcaattatgttaatttagttctaaacacaTTTTGTCGAATCATTAATGCCGTCCTTATGATTAAATGTCCAAATAATAAGTTGAGAACTAACTTGGCAAatctttaaaagatttaggactatatGGACACAATGGAAATATTTAGCactaaataaacaaattatcaaaaattttatgatctaATTGAcatattaaaaagtttataatcgAATGGATTATCATATAATGAATTTAGAGCTTTGTTGACAATTATGCTGGAAAATTTCAAGAGCTAAATCTGAATACATCATCCATAAGCAcacctttggcattggcttttTCGAAGGGAATTTCCGTAGATAGTGTGATTTgctctaagaaaaaaaaaaaaacaatcagcGAGAACAGTCGGGTGTTTTTCGATATTTGACCttactgaatattttctccgaGCCATCGCCGGCACACTGCAACGGGACAACAACCGCGCATCATTCGCCTTTCTACAAGTCCACAGGCCAGCAGTCTCCAGAGAAAAAAGTACTTCAATTACAGCAGGTATGGGAACTTGTTGACCTGAACATTCTTTTCAACCGCAAGAAAATTATGACATCCATTTTCACAGATAAATAGTTCGCGGGGTAATCTTACAAGCAGGCATTTTAGCGTTATAGAACGTTAAGCAATTTACACCAATGCACCGCGCTTCTCGGGATCTGTCATACATCATTGTGAGCTTTGGGAATaggaagaaaagaacataaatttatataaaaaaaagaccaGCCACTTGTGCACCAATCCATTCCCAAAAGTCGGGAACGACGAACCGTTTGTCGTATCTTGCATCTTGTCATGCCCTACTCGGAGTGGATCAAGTCGCCTTTTGGACACAGAGTCGGTTGAAGAAAGAACCCTGATCCACGGGTGAAGAAAGAACCCTGATCCATTTCGACGCCTCCATCTACTGGGTCTCCATCACCGGAAGAGCCTGCCCCAGCTTCAGCAGCCGTGAGGTCCTCTGAAATGCCAGCTCACTTGCTCTCTCCTGATTCTGATCTCCCACAGAGGCAGAGGGACTGCTAATCTAGAAAAGCATCATTACTTGGCTCATATTCAAGAAGACTTGCCTCTTGGTCCTAAGTTGCCCCTGCCAGGAAACAGTGAAGCACAGGACATGCTTATTTCCACGAGGACTAGAAAAGCAGGAACCGAAACCCCTCGCTGGAGTGTTTTCCTTTGTACGCAGGATTTCTTCCAAGTTTCCTGTGCCCAACCAGTTACTTTTAACTGACGCCAAataatatcaaatggtaaagaACTAATAGAGCACTTACACTGAGAGTCGATGATGTGCGCGATGCGAGCAGGTATTGTTGGGGAAGATTCATCTAGAATTCTATACTTCCTCTAATTCCTCTAGGGATTTTAATTATTCCCTTGGACAGATCAGATGGGAGGCTGATGTTCTTTGACTTGACAGCAGTTTCTGCAGTTAATTCTAATACCCGTGAAGCTTGAAGGGCCATCTCAGCATGACGTTGGAGACATGCCATAGCTAACTACAAGAAGGGAGATACGATTTTGGTCATTCATGTAAAAAATACTTGATGAATGAACTTCACTATTGTCAGATTACAACCAATGTTGCACATGTTAAAATCCTTGatatatttcaaattgatatcaTATGAGCTAAGCGAAAAgtggaaagaaatgaaaaaaggagTGAACAAACGAGCAGTCACAGCAGATCTCAACCTAAGACCAAGACAAGGTTGCCTTATGTGAAAAACCTAATGACAGAAAGGGAGACAATGAAGAGCGTGCATGAGGAACATTGACTTGCATGTCTGCAACATATCTCGGCTTTCATGATACATCCTATGACATACTGTCTATGCAGTGAACTTTCCATTTAAACATGCTTACAAGtgttttcctttctccttcgtgGTGTCAGTGTGCACTGATATGACTTTCCATATGATTGTAAATGTTAGAGCCCAAGCATTACTTAGAAActgaaaaaatgaacaaatatgACAATGTTCCCAGTGAAAGTATTCATTCTTTACCGTATAGCATTCTCTGTCAGGGTCAGACTCCACAACCTGGATGGCCCATGTCCGGACCCATTCAAGACCTTTAGAAATTTCTGCATTGCCTTCAACCAAAGCAGATGCGACAAACGAAGGAGGAAGCGCTATTAATACACACAAAGCAGCAAGGAGCACAGCTCTCCTAACATATGCTTCACTGTGATGGCAAACTTCTCTGCAAAAATAAGAATTCACTTTCAGATTGCCAAGTTCTGCAGTTATCTTGAAAAGCATATCCTAAATATGATGGTGGTTATTTGCACTCAGTGCTGCCTCGTGTATTGATATTTCTATACCTTGATCCCAACAGATCTAAAAGAGGTGGAGCCAATACAGTTGCTTCAGGATGCATAGAAGTGCATTTCATGCATACACCGAGCATATAGATAAGTTTTCCCAAGACTATATGATCCCTTCCGAGCAAGTCAACGCCATGACTTTTCTTATCAAATCCCTGCATGGCAGGGAGCATAAAAGCTGCTGCATATACAGGAAATTTATTCTGGGATACGTCAATCTGATCTTCTTGCATATTTGTAGACTTAATGCTCCATCTGCGCGTCTTTCCTCGCTTCATCTGACCAGGTTTTGGAGGAAGCTCTCTCTCATAATGAGTTGACCAATTTGGAAGATTTTCAGTCCCCATACTTGACAAGTTCAGTACAGAGCCAGTGCCTGCTACCTCCTTCCAGGAACCCGCGCCAGCAGGTCCTGCACTACTGGGCAAGAACCATGGTCGACTCTCCGAAGTGATAGACACAAGAGGCCCCGTCTGATGTTTCAATCGCATAATCTTGGCCTTGGCAAGTTCTTCTGCTGCTTCAGTCATTATGTCGAGTATCATTATCCTTTGGCTTACATCCACATTTGGTGAGTAAAGTAGCTTGTGGGCAGTTTCAAGGGACTCCAGCGGACATGACACTACCAAAGCAACCAATGCCCCTTGTCTTTTCTCTTCTGCTGAATCTTCCTCACCTTCAACAGCCACATCAGAGCAACGAATTTGTATAAGAGTTCTAACAAGATCGCTTGCTACATATTTTAGTTCATCAGGGGATGCTCGCACAAGCTTTTCAACAACTTCAAGAGCCTGCTCCACCTGCAACcagcaaaacaagaaaagagtaTGTTTGCTCAGAGAACTCCTGTGTCCATCTCGTCAAACCagattgattggaaatttttccaaaaccagtattccttatattgtggaTTTGTCATACTACAAATGTGCAAAGCAAAATTtcactaaagaagatctcataAGTGGCCTAGGAAAGAAATGGATTCTTCAAGAGAGTTGTGCGAGATAACGAAATAAACAAGCACAACAGGATGACCTACCCCATCAACATCATCAGTTTTTCGTAATGCTGCCACAACATCAACCAACTGTGAAAATCTTCTCTTTAAATCAGTTTGATCATCTGTCAAGTCATATGGCTCCAACGAAGAGTCACTTGAGGCATCGGAACTTTCGCTCACGTTTTCATAATTATCATAATCAGATTCTCTTTCGAGTTCTAGACTAGCTGGATCAATAATCTCATCAGGGTCAATCATCTTATACTCAGATAActtctttctttcatctttCAGATTACTGTCCTGCCCATCAGTGGCTGTATCATTAAACTCATTCGTGTCCACTGTGCCAACAGATGTCTTTGTTTCATGAATTCCCTTTATTCTGCCATTAGAGGCAGGCAACGCACTGTCTTTGGAGGTATCTAAACCAAATTCCCAGTCGATACTCTCACCACTGAAGCTATCATCAAGGTACAAAGGATTTTTGGATCAATCACTTTCGAGAATGCTAGAGCGATGCTGCTAGccattttctaattaaatggtcaGGACTCTCCAGCCTACCTGCAAGAGGTCAAACAACATTTAAAAGGGAAGAAACAGTAACCTTATTGCCATTGAAACTAGTAAGTGGACAAAAATATACAGCTAACTCCTTGAAGAATTGAGTGCATCACATCCTTAGACTTATCCAGTTCCTCTTTAGACATCTGCTCCAGTAAAAGGCCTACCGCTGCAGTAACATCTGAACGAAAATCAAGGTAATACATAATGCCAAATGTAATACAATATTACTTTGGTACTCAAAATTCGGGATACATTTTGTCTGGTAAAAGTTTAACGCATGCAACAGGCACTCAATCTATAGGAACTATAACAACATTTCCAAGAAGATGGAAGAGAGGTTCCGTTATTTCATTCTTTTAACGTAGACCAGCAGTCCTCCATACTGAGAACCATCACTAGATATATCACAACAAATAATAAGAGGATACAAACTTGCTGCTCCAATGACACTGATCGAACAAACTCCTGCTTGGACCATACTACCACCAGACTTTGCAGTGTAATCGGAAGATGTTGTGACACATGATTTGAGACTTGTGAATCAGGATTAGGAGGGCATCCAAATACAGCAAACTGAAATATCCAACGCAGGCACCGAACAGGTAGTACTTTCCAAAGTAGAAATTTGTCCAGAAACAATGTCCTGAGTCCCCAAAAAAGTTGCACGATTGACATGTGGCATTATGCAAATCATCAAAGAAACAAACCATTCTATAATTTTCACTGAATTCCAGGTGTAATCTAAAATTATAACCAGGGAATCGCATCAAACTTCTCTTAGACAGAAATCTCTACTGCAGGTAGGTGTCTGCCTGTATGTAAGGATTTGATGTAGTCCAACAGCAATTTCTCTCGATAGCTAAAGTTATAGATGAAACACTACAATAGCCCATCACATCAACAGGCATGTAAGAGACAGATGGACAGCAGCAAGTTAAAAGCGCTTCCTGGAGTTGGAGAGGTTTTGGAGTTTGGATGAAGACAGCTGGATAGAATGACAAAAATCTACATATGTCAAAGCAATAACAATGATAAACAACTTGCGTACCGAACGGATTTTTGATTATAGAACAGATTGTGAAACAATATCCAAATGACCCAGTAAGCTTCAGTGTCATTTATACACTCAGTAGCAAGCCCACGTAAAAACTCTTCTGAAGTTCTTTCGACAGCATAggaatcttttatattttccatcatCCTTATCCAAAACTGGGACCCTGGATCTGATTCAAATACATCTGCTCCAATAGTTGTTCCATTTGATAACAATAAGCCTCGGACGTGACTAAGTATCCGAGGAACCACTTCACTTGCTAAAACATCTGCCCAAAAAGAAATCCAGTACTCTATTGTCAAATCTCAAGTCCACTGGACACCATTTGTGAAAGGAAAGACACAATTATGTATTAACATTGCAAATACAATGAACTAAGAATAAGTCAGATAGCATACTCACAAGAATAATATCTGACTTTTACGATGGCATAATATTGTGTGACATAAAGGAAAACAGTACTATCTAACAAAGAATTTGGCAATGTCTAGCACCCAAATTCTCCAGCGTTTATATTTGTGGAAAGTTCAAGACAGTGTCTGGTTGTACTTGGATCTAGAGTGTTACACATATTTAAGAATCTTCGAATAGCATAGTCTAATCACTTCCAAATGCAACTTAAGTGGGTAATGACTCTTAGGTCCATAACTCTTTTTCACCAGCAATTCAGATCAGAATGGGTAAGCCCATGAACAAAGACCTCTACAACAGAAGCTCCAACAATGAGACGGAATTGATAACATCAACAAAGATAATGTACATCAAAGTGAATTCAAATCATTGTAGGAGTACAATCTATTCACTTATACATAAGCAAATTGCAGTCGCATCACCCAGTCACTTAGGTTTTTGTTGTTGGTGGCAGAAGCTCTGCTACATAAGAACAAAACTCTCTTTCACTCATAAACATGAGAAAACAAAACATGCAGAGCTTAAGTATGTTACTGACCTGTAAATCCTCGACGACAAATGCGAGCAAATGTCTCCCCAGTAAAATGAAAGGCACCATGCATCTCACTCTTGTCAACGGTCCTTCCAGGATCTGTTGTCAAATCTCTTCCATCAACTCCACAGAGAAGCTGAGTAATTATCTGCCTGAAGAAAATGCTTTAACTCTCTTGTAAAGAACAAACACATCAAAGGAGGATCAAATAAGTTCTGCTCCAAAATCACTTAACTGATGTATTTAATATTGGTGAAATCATTAGGTAAGGTTCCAATtagtaagaagaagaaaccaCATAGGCAAGCAAACTCAACATCAGGAATAGCAGAACAAAGGATACTGTGCTGAGAGAGAAGGTGGAGCTTTGAACTGTGCTTTGTCAGGCACGGATGCTATAAGCTGCGCCACCCTTGATATGAGAGGCTGGAGTTGTTCATGAGATGAACCTTCCCTTTGTGATTTAGCAAACTCTGTAGCAATACGGAGCACTCCGGTGCTTTCAAGCAAGAAAAGCACTATTAATCTGTCAAGAGAATAAAATGTTATATTCACTGCATTGTTGGCATTGTGTTCCTCAGATTCAAATGTCCTTAATAATGGCTTGGAAAGACAAAGTTATACAGATTGATATAATTATCCTTTCCCCTTTATTAAGTAAGAGACAAGGGCCTTCGCTCACACCTCTGGATATTCGAGACAATTGCATTGACATCAAGACCAGCACTGCTGTCTAGTT
The nucleotide sequence above comes from Eucalyptus grandis isolate ANBG69807.140 chromosome 2, ASM1654582v1, whole genome shotgun sequence. Encoded proteins:
- the LOC120290950 gene encoding 30S ribosomal protein S21, chloroplastic-like; the encoded protein is MLSASSLSANFLSSLLPPKSTPPPPPPPSSSAVTWLHLPPQPADAHRRKWEPLVADVGPSPSPAAMSTACPALAYANTLFFKSTYNVQITVDDNEPEERLVNRFRREVAKAGIIPECRRRRFFETQQEYRKRKTREAARRNRRRRPQAKLAKQAKKEMPQKKRADDEEDDNWDLPQGDLPY
- the LOC104417148 gene encoding LOW QUALITY PROTEIN: telomere length regulation protein TEL2 homolog (The sequence of the model RefSeq protein was modified relative to this genomic sequence to represent the inferred CDS: inserted 2 bases in 2 codons), encoding MEAEMLEKASEAIAAIKKAKHVDQVICALHSLAALLFPVDSSLLAGVVDEGYRDQVLGTKIPSANEREDRRQAFYHGAAFPTLARVLLFDVASDWLACFPFTAQKHVYDVFFVDGLATEVVQTLIPRLQLDSSAGLDVNAIVSNIQRLIVLFLLESTGVLRIATEFAKSQREGSSHEQLQPLISRVAQLIASVPDKAQFKAPPSLSAHIFFRQIITQLLCGVDGRDLTTDPGRTVDKSEMHGAFHFTGETFARICRRGFTDVLASEVVPRILSHVRGLLLSNGTTIGADVFESDPGSQFWIRMMENIKDSYAVERTSEEFLRGLATECINDTEAYWVIWILFHNLFYNQKSVRTLFLDKFLLWKVLPVRCLRWIFQFAVFGCPPNPDSQVSNHVSQHLPITLQSLVVVWSKQEFVRSVSLEQQVYVTAAVGLLLEQMSKEELDKSKDVMHSILQGVSCRLESPDHLIXKMASSIALAFSKVIDPXNPLYLDDSFSGESIDWEFGLDTSKDSALPASNGRIKGIHETKTSVGTVDTNEFNDTATDGQDSNLKDERKKLSEYKMIDPDEIIDPASLELERESDYDNYENVSESSDASSDSSLEPYDLTDDQTDLKRRFSQLVDVVAALRKTDDVDGVEQALEVVEKLVRASPDELKYVASDLVRTLIQIRCSDVAVEGEEDSAEEKRQGALVALVVSCPLESLETAHKLLYSPNVDVSQRIMILDIMTEAAEELAKAKIMRLKHQTGPLVSITSESRPWFLPSSAGPAGAGSWKEVAGTGSVLNLSSMGTENLPNWSTHYERELPPKPGQMKRGKTRRWSIKSTNMQEDQIDVSQNKFPVYAAAFMLPAMQGFDKKSHGVDLLGRDHIVLGKLIYMLGVCMKCTSMHPEATVLAPPLLDLLGSREVCHHSEAYVRRAVLLAALCVLIALPPSFVASALVEGNAEISKGLEWVRTWAIQVVESDPDRECYTLAMACLQRHAEMALQASRVLELTAETAVKSKNISLPSDLSKGIIKIPRGIRGSIEF